Genomic DNA from Pseudomonadota bacterium:
GACAAGATCGGGTAATTTGATAAACAGTCCATAGCCCGCATAACAAACCAGCATTATTCCAAGAAGCAGTTTAATGATATTCTGATCTGCATTTTTAAGAAAAATCGTGCCTAAAAACACCCCGGGAACACAACCGATGAATAATGGCAGAATTTTGGAAATCTCCATGTGACTCTTGAGTCTCATGGTTAAATGGCCGGTAATGATCAGGCTGCAGAGAACACAGAGAGGGACCGCGGTTTTTACATCCAGAAAAAGCAGCAGCAGCGGCATGGCAACCAGAGACGAACCGAATCCGGAGATTCCCTGGGTAAAAGCCGCTCCGAGAAAGATAATCGGCACAAGAAGGTATGGGGTCATCGGGAGTTATTTTTGGATGAGATCCGCATCATCTATATCAAGTTCAGGATAAAGCTTATGGATGCAGTCCGGACAGAGACCGTGGGTAAATCTGGCGTCGGCATGTTTGTTGAAATATGCCTCGATCTGGTTCCATATACC
This window encodes:
- a CDS encoding sulfite exporter TauE/SafE family protein, which gives rise to MTPYLLVPIIFLGAAFTQGISGFGSSLVAMPLLLLFLDVKTAVPLCVLCSLIITGHLTMRLKSHMEISKILPLFIGCVPGVFLGTIFLKNADQNIIKLLLGIMLVCYAGYGLFIKLPDLVLHRFWSYPVGFATGVISSAFSAGGPPTIIYTTLSGWAKDTIKATLSGFFLLTSLAIITVQVSTGLTTITVLKLFLSAAPAVVIGTWAGHFFYDKISPKTYIRTILILLALMGIMMIWSAI